From Thermogemmatispora onikobensis, the proteins below share one genomic window:
- a CDS encoding L,D-transpeptidase has protein sequence MRAISRKHIALMMLLAFLVALTFSFTPLPGASATAQAATTWKGITINWSNVRRGPSTQYGIVSVYAPNTSVTVYASVAGQNVWGSPYWYRISPLNSAPLYIYSGLVVKAQSSSQASPPYGSGKVIVVILSKQWLYAYDNGKQVFNTAITSGRPSLSTPTGTFHVLRKLHPTTFYSPWPPGSPYYYPPTFINYALEFDWGGYFLHDAWWHGVFGPGTNGWHYDPVAGWTWGSHGCVEMSVKAAAWLYNWAPVGTTVIIKSN, from the coding sequence ATGCGAGCAATTTCCCGGAAACATATTGCTCTTATGATGTTGCTCGCCTTCCTCGTAGCACTGACCTTCTCGTTTACTCCCCTCCCCGGCGCCAGTGCGACCGCCCAGGCCGCAACCACCTGGAAGGGCATTACTATCAACTGGTCAAACGTGCGTCGAGGCCCGAGCACTCAATACGGAATTGTAAGTGTTTATGCGCCAAATACAAGTGTAACGGTCTATGCGAGTGTTGCGGGGCAGAATGTCTGGGGGAGTCCCTACTGGTATCGGATCAGCCCCTTGAATAGTGCCCCACTCTACATTTATAGCGGCCTGGTCGTCAAGGCGCAGAGCAGCAGTCAGGCCAGCCCCCCCTATGGCAGCGGTAAGGTCATAGTCGTCATCTTATCGAAGCAATGGCTCTATGCCTATGACAACGGCAAACAGGTCTTCAATACGGCGATCACCTCCGGGCGGCCCTCTCTCTCCACGCCGACGGGAACCTTCCATGTATTGCGCAAGCTGCACCCGACGACCTTCTATTCTCCCTGGCCTCCTGGTTCGCCCTACTATTATCCGCCAACGTTCATTAACTATGCGCTAGAATTCGACTGGGGTGGCTACTTCCTCCACGATGCCTGGTGGCATGGGGTCTTTGGTCCTGGCACGAATGGCTGGCACTATGATCCTGTGGCTGGTTGGACTTGGGGTTCGCATGGTTGTGTGGAGATGTCGGTGAAAGCGGCGGCCTGGCTCTATAACTGGGCGCCGGTGGGAACGACGGTCATTATCAAGTCGAACTAG